The Streptomyces sp. HUAS CB01 genome has a segment encoding these proteins:
- a CDS encoding SAV_6107 family HEPN domain-containing protein: MASSYAAAARRLRAGGPAPSPTGPATDVHPVLRRSSAPPAALDLLAQARAGLDEAARLETPNERYATAHLAALRTAAAVLAARGRPETSPRRRARIRSAWEVLPEIAPELTEWSALFASGAERRARAEAGIPGAAGSRDADDLLRDVAMFVRLVERMLVLQPVLPQARPEPTGSGGTGARPGGAVG; the protein is encoded by the coding sequence ATGGCCAGCTCGTACGCCGCTGCCGCACGCCGGCTCCGCGCAGGCGGCCCTGCCCCCTCACCGACCGGACCCGCGACCGACGTCCACCCCGTGCTGCGGCGCTCGTCCGCACCCCCCGCCGCACTCGACCTGCTCGCCCAGGCGCGTGCGGGCCTGGACGAGGCCGCGCGCCTCGAGACGCCCAACGAGCGGTATGCCACGGCCCATCTCGCCGCGCTGCGCACCGCCGCGGCCGTCCTCGCCGCCCGCGGACGGCCCGAGACCAGCCCGCGCCGCCGGGCCCGCATACGCTCCGCGTGGGAGGTCCTGCCGGAGATCGCCCCGGAGCTCACGGAGTGGAGTGCGCTCTTCGCCTCCGGTGCCGAGCGCCGGGCCCGCGCCGAGGCGGGCATCCCCGGTGCCGCCGGCAGCCGCGACGCCGACGACCTGCTCCGCGACGTGGCCATGTTCGTGAGGCTGGTGGAGCGGATGCTGGTGCTCCAGCCGGTGCTTCCGCAGGCCAGGCCCGAGCCGACGGGCTCCGGGGGCACGGGCGCACGGCCGGGGGGCGCCGTGGGGTGA